DNA sequence from the Parasphaerochaeta coccoides DSM 17374 genome:
GCATGGTTCGTGACGCTCAGGGTTCCAGGGCACCCATAGCCCGGTTGGCTGATACAGTGTCAGGATATTTCGTCCCCGTCGTCATGGGCATTGCCCTCATTACGTTCCTGCTCTGGCTGGCGACCGGCCATGAGCTTTCCTTTGCCTTGACCACGGCTGTCTCAATTCTTGTCATTGCCTGTCCCTGCGCTCTCGGACTGGCGACTCCCATTGCAATCATGGTGGGGACGGGGAAAGGCGCGACCTATGGCATCCTTTTCCGACAGGCGGCTGCCCTTGAGATGTTGCGCAAGGTAGACACCATTGTCTTTGACAAGACTGGTACACTCACACGGGGCAAGCCACAGGTCACTGATGTGTTGGTTCTGGACGAAAAAAAGTATTCCTCCAACAGGGTGCTTGCTCTGGGAGCAGCCGCCGAGCTTCGCAGTGAACATCCCTTGGCTCTGGCCATCCTTGAGAAGGCGGAGGAAAATAAACTTACGCTGCCTGATGTCGCATCCTTTGAGGCAATCCCTGGGAAGGGCATCGTGGCTTCCGTTGACTCCCTTTCTCTCCGCTTGGGCAATGCTCGTTTCATGGAGGAGACTGGTGATTTCCCAGATGAGATACGTGAAAAAGGGGATGCGTTTTCCCGTGACGGCAAGACTCCCCTGTATGTTGCCGATGAAAAGACAGTACTAGGTATCATCGCTGTGGCGGATATGTTAAAGGATGAGAGCGTGGGAGTTGTCCATGACTTGAAGAAAGCGGGAATCCACACAGTGATGCTTACGGGTGACAATGAGACGACTGCCAAGGCTGTCGCGGCTCAGGTAGGCGTTGATGAGGTCATAGCCGGGGTCCTGCCATCACGCAAGGCAGAGGAAATCACGCGTCTAATGGCTTTTGAGCGACCTGTGACCCGCAAAGGCGAGGGCAAGGCAGTGGCGACCCATACCGTTGCAATGGTTGGAGACGGTATCAACGATGCTCCCGCACTTGCCAAGGCTCATGTAGGCATTGCCATTGGCACTGGTACGGATGTTGCCATAGAGAGCGCGGATGTAGTGCTGGTACGCAGCGACATGCGTGATGTGCTGACGGCGGTCCGGCTCAGTCATGCAACCATGCGGAACATCAAGGAAAACCTTTTCTGGGCGTTCTTCTACAATATCCTTGGTATACCAGTCGCCGCCGGTCTGCTCACGCTTTTCGGGGGGCCGCTGCTTAATCCCATGCTTGCTGCTCTGGCCATGAGTCTTTCATCTGTATCCGTAGTGACAAACGCCCTGCGGTTGAACCGCTTCAAGCCCGCAAAGGGAAGCAAGGCATTTGCTACGGTGAAGTAAGTCATGAAGTAAAATGCTTTTCCGACTTTTTTTCCCCTGGTGCCTTTTCCCGCAGATGCGCGTCAGTAGGGAAGTGCGTGGAGATGTAGTCATCCATGGCATCAGCTACACGGCGTGACACTTTGACAGCCTCTACGACAGTCCGTGCGCCTGTTACAACGTCTCCTGACGCAAATATGCCATCGTGAGTGGTTCTACCGGAATCATCCACATTGACCAAGCCTTTGTCAGATACCTCTATGCCGGGGGTACTGTCCACGATCACTGAACGGGGGCCTTGCCCAATTGATACAATCACGCTGTCAGCGGAGAAAAGGCGTTGGCTTCCTTCAACTGTCCTGACAATAGGACGGCCTCCTTCTTGATCCTCGACAATGGTATCGGCGACTATGACGCCTCCATCAACAAAGGCTATCGGCTCAGTATTGAAAAGGAACGTGGCTCCGTCAATCTTTGCGTAGGAGACTTCAACTTCACGGGCGGACACGTCCTGTTCCCTCTTTGCGTACAGGACGTAGACATTCTGGCTGCCATGGCGCAGGGCTGTGCGCGCGGCATCCATGGCTACATCACCCGCTCCGATTACCGCTACGGTATTGCCCAGTCTATAGACTTCAGGATTGCGCAGGTAATCAATGGCAAAATGGACATGTCCCAACGTTTCTCCTGGCAGGTTGAGCTTGCGGGGTTTCCAGACACCAGTTCCCATGAATACCGCCCGGTATGCATCCCGAAAGAGGTCTTCTATCGTCAAGTTAGTGCCAATGCTGGTGTTCGGCCTGATTGTGACGCCGCTGGCGCGGAGCATGTCGCTCATCCTGTCCAATATGGGCTTGGGCAAACGGAAGTCAGGGATGCCGTAGCGCAAGACTCCGCCGATTTTGTCATAACGTTCAAAAATGGTAACGTCATAGCCGCGTGACGAGAGGTCAAAGGCAATGGTGATGCCTGCCGGTCCGCTGCCGATGATTGCGACTTTCCCTTTGTCCTTGCGGGAAGGGAGTGGGTCGAACAGGTCGATATAGTAGCCGCTGATGTAACGCTCAATCTCACTGAAAAGGATGGGTGAGCCTTTTTTTCCTAAGACACAATGCCCTTCGCACTGGTTTTCCTGGGGACAAACATGAGCACAGACAATGGAGAGGGGATTGTTTCCGAACAGTAACTTTCCGGCCGCTTGTATCTTATTTTCCTTGAGCAGGCTGATGGCTTCGGGGATAGGAGTGTTCACCGGGCACCCTTGGCGGCATAAAGGCTTCTTGCATTGCAAGCATCTGTTCGCTTCATCAATGACGTGGAGACTCATAGGTGTTCCTCTTGTTTATTTTCTGTATATTAAAATAATATTCTTTTACGGACATTATAGTCTGAATATGGAAACAAAACAAGATAGATATTGAAGGCATTTTTTTGATGTATATGCCACTTTCACACGTATACCTTATAATATATGCCCTTGTTCTGTGTAGGAAAAGAGTACCGATAGAAAGAAAACATGAAAAGAAAAACATGGGCATCGAGTTGAATTTCATCGACTTTTTTTCTATCTTCTTTTCAAGAGGTCATCATGCCAAGACTTTTGTTTGCCAGTGATATCCATGGTTCCGCATCCGCCATGAGGCGGTTGGTTGAAGCGTACAGGGTGGAAAAGGCTTCCCGCTTGATACTTCTGGGAGACTTGCTCTACCACGGCCCCCGCAACGACCTGCCTGATGAATACGCCCCCAAACAGGTGATTGAGATGCTCAATGAGCTGAAAGATGATATTTTGGTGGCGCTCAGGGGCAACTGTGATGCAGAGGTAGATCAGATGGTGCTCAATTTCCCCATGATGGCTGATTACGCGCCTCTTTTTCTTGATGATCTGGGGGGTAGGGTGGTGTATCTCACCCATGGACATGTATATGGGGCAGACAACCTTCCGCCTTTGAAGCCGGGTGATGTCCTGATGCAGGGTCATACACATGTTCCTTTCATGGGAAAAAGGAATGGCACGATGGTCTTGAACCCCGGCAGCGTGGCTCTGCCGAAAGGCGGGAGCGTTCCTTCTTACATGACATATGAAAATGAAGTCTTTACATTGAAGGCGCTGGATGGTAAAATACAAGAAGAATTGAACTTACGAGGTTTTTGACATTTTTGTGTAAAATGACAATAAAAAGTATGAACGGGTTCCGTAACCTACACCAAATGTTCATATTCTATTAATTTTGTCTCTATATGTAGGTTGTGTGGAGAGAACTTCACACGGTATATATAAAACCTATATTCGCCACATGAAAATCCATCGTTCTGATATATTTTCTCCATTCTGTGAACATATGTCGCTGGCATACTTTTATATGCTAATAAAAAAACTCACGCACAATGGAGAGACAAGCATGAAAAAGTTTATTTCACTTCTCTTGGTTCTTGCACTGGTTTCTGGCGCGGTGTTCGCTGGATTCAGTGGCAATGCGAAAGTCGAGCTCGGATATGATCTTGAGACCACCGCGTATGGTTTAAAGAATTCAAAAGCGTTCTCTGTAGATGTCAATTTCCTTGAACAACTGGTTGGTGAAGCCAAGGGTGAAGGTGACATCTATGCCGAAATCAAGGCCACTTTGAAGTTCAACCTGAATAATGGTGATGAAGCGGGTATTGATACAAATGGTCACAAATCAATCGAAGGTATTGCCGCACTGACGAGCTGGTCTGCCAAGATCATCGGTGATGGCTGGTATGTTGGAATCCTTGAGGCTCCCCGTGCTGCTAACTTCGCCACGTCCGCTATCGACTCCAAGGATTTCCCGCAGTCAACAAATGATTCTGGCTATGACCGGGATGACAAGACTTACTATGCGGACGTTCGGCCTCGCGACTACTTTGATCGCATTTCTTCGCCGAATGCCGGTATTGAAATTGGCGTAGCTGGCGCAAAGATTGGTCTGGGTCTTATTGGTCAGACTTCTTCTGAAATGATTAATCTCTTTGGTTCTGTTGTTTCTCCTGAGTTTGAAGTTGCTGATGGCATCAAGCTCACCGCTGGCGCATCTGGTAGTTACAATGCTCAAAAATCGGGTACTCAATTTGAGAAGACTGGCGCGTCTTTCTCCCTTAAGGGTGCATATGCTGTTGATGATATCAAGGCTTCTGTCGCGGCTGACCTTGTATACTTCAATAACAAGGGCGTGACTGCTGATGATGACAAGATCAACGCTGACGTTGCTTTGAACGTCCAGGTCGCTCCTGTCGCTCTTGATGTGTACTATGCAACTGAGCTAAGTTACAAAGAAGCTGATTCTACTTTTATTCCCACTGTTGACAACCTGCTTTCCGCAAAGGCTGTCGCTGACCTGAACGGCTTTGACGTTCCTGTGAAGGTGACTGTGACCGGTAAGGATCTTATCAACAGCCAGGATCTGAGCCTTGCTGCTGCTATCTCCCTCGGCGACGGTTTGACTGTTACCCCGAAGGGTGGTTATGTCCTCAAGTCCAAGGTTTGGAACGTTGGTGCGGATGTTGAATACAAGACTGACGCTTACACCGCTAAGCTCGGAACCAAGTATTCTGCCACTGCTGGAACTGATAATACTTCCAGACTGCAACTGACTGCTTCCGTCGAGTCTTCTGCTATCATCAACGGCGCGACTTTGGCACTTGCCTATACTGACGCTGACCGTTCTCAGAACCTGTTTAATGGAAATGCTACGGCTAAGGATCTTGGAAGTATCGTTGCTTCCGCAAAGATTGCTTTCTAAGTTAAAGACTTTACACCAAGTTATGAATGGCGGACTGTTTCGGCAGTCCGCTTTTTCATATCCCCAGGTTTTCTTTTTTCAACCTTGTGATGAGATTTACATTTCATATATGAATACGGTATATTCATGCAATCGGTCGCGCTTGTTGACTGCGAAGAAAGAGCTTATGTTGAAAGCGGCCCGCAAAAGGAGTAACCCACATCATGCATGAATATGTCTCCCGGATTCTGGAAGGGGTCATTCGCCGCGACCCTGAGCAGAAAGAATTTCATCAGGCTGTTACAGAATTTTTGAAGTCAGTGGATTCCATCATTGACCAACTTCCCCGTCTACGTTTTGAGAAGATTCTTGAACGCATGGTAGAGCCGGAACGCATTGTTCAGTTCCGTGTGCCATGGGTGGATGACAGCGGTTCTCTGCAAATCAACCGTGGATACCGTATCCAGATGAGTAGTGCGCTTGGCCCTTACAAGGGAGGTTTGCGTTTCCATGCTTCGGTCAATCTGTCCGTCTTGAAGTTCCTGGCTTTCGAGCAAGTCTACAAGAACAGCCTGACCGGTCTGTTGCTTGGAGGCGGCAAGGGGGGAAGTGATTTTTCCCCTCGTGGCAAGAGTGACCGAGAAGTCATGGCTTTCTGCCAGAGTTTCATGACCGAGCTTACCCGCCATATAGGTCCTGACACCGATGTCCCTGCTGGTGACATTGGCGTAGGAGCGCGTGAAATCGGCTACATGTTCGGTCAGTACAAACGTCTGGCAAATGAGTTTACCGGCGTATTCACCGGAAAATCCCCGGTATGGGGAGGTTCCTTCATACGTCCCGAAGCCACAGGCTATGGCTTGGTCTACTTTGCTGAACAAGCCCTGATGGACGCTGGTCTTTCCCTTTCTGGTTCGACGTCCCTGGTTTCAGGGAGCGGGAATGTCGCTCAGTATACCATTGAAAAACTTTTGGAAAGGGGAAGCAAACCCCTTACCATCAGCGATTCCGAGGGTATCATCTATGATCCGGAAGGTATCGATAACAAAAAACTTGCATATATCAAGACCCTCAAGAACGTGAAACGGGGCAGGGTAAAAGAATACGCCGACACTTATCGTAATTCTGTTTTCACTCCTCGTTCAGCTTATGGTGAAGGCAATCCTTTGTGGAATTATCCTGCGGATTACGCTTTTCCCTGTGCTACCCAGAATGAAATCAACGAAGTGGATGCTCGCAATCTGGTGGCCAATAACATAAAAGCTGTGATGGAAGGGGCAAATATGCCGACCAATCTGGAAGCGCAGCATATTCTGACCGGTTCAGGAGTCATCTTCGGACCCGGCAAGGCCGCAAACGCAGGAGGAGTGGCTGTCAGCGGACTGGAAATGGCACAGAACAGTTCGCGGTTGCAGTGGACACCCCAAGAAGTTGACGCCCGTCTTGTTAGCATCATGAAAAATATCTATAAGACCGTAGATCAGGCCGCAACGACCTATGCCAAGAAAGGAGATTTGGTTGCCGGAGCCAATATCGCTGGTATGCTCCGTGTCTCGGACGCCATGCTTGCGCAAGGCTACGTTTGATTGACAGCGTAGCGGACAATACGAGTATTGCCGACAGGTAAGCGGAAAAACCGCAGTTCTGATACTATGTCTGTATCGAATCATGGAGCCGGGAGGGAATGAAGTTTCCCCTCCGGCTTTTTCTTATGAAAAATATATGAAGTGGAGCAGCTTTCTGTGGCGGACATGCGTTGTACTTGGTATTCTTACTTTATACGGAGGACATAGCATGAAAGATACCCGTAAAGGCATAATCTCATGGGCACTCTACGACTGGGGGAACAGCGCATTCGCTACGACTGTGATGGCCGGATTCTTTCCCATCTTCTTTAGCGCGTACTGGAGCGGAGGAGCTGACTCCGTGACCACCACCTTCTATCTGGGACTGGCGAACAGCATAGCCTCTCTTGTCATTGCTTTGCTCGCTCCTGTACTTGGGGCAATAGCCGACCATGGCAGCTACCGCAAGAGACTGCTTGTCTTCTTTGCCTTCCTGGGCGCAGTCATGACGGCAGGGCTCTGGTTCGTCCGTTCAGGACAATGGGTCTTGGCCATCTGCTTTTACATTGCCGCGACGATAGGTTTTTCCGGTGGCAATACCTTCTACGACTCCCTGCTGCCATCCGTTGCGTCGGAAAAGAAAATAGATTATGTCTCTGGTTTGGGCTACAGCCTGGGATATATCGGCGGCGGGCTTCTTTTCCTGCTCAACGTACTGATGTACCTGATGCCGGAAACCTTTGGTCTTCCAGGCGATGATGGAGGAGCGACCGCTATTCGTGTTTCCTTCTTCATGGTGGCTATCTGGTGGGCAGTCTTCACCATCCCCCTGATGCTTTTTGTCAAAGAACCTGAACGGAAAGAGGGTGGCTTAGGCATGGGAGAGAGCATACGTACAGGATTGAAGGAACTGGCGGTCACGTTCCGTGAAATCAAGACTTTGAAAACGGTCGGCATTTTCCTGCTGGCGTACTGGTGCTACATCGATGGCGTGGATACCATCATCCGCATGGCCGTCGATTACGGCACGGCTCTGGGCTTCCCGGCGTCATCTCTGATTGTTGCCCTGCTGATTACGCAGTTCGTTGCATTTCCTGCTGCGCTGGCATACAGTTGGTTCGGCAAACTCATTGGCATACGTCGTGCCCTGTTGGTCGCAATCGGTGCCTATGGCGTCATTTCTGTCATGGGTTTCTTCATGATGAAGGAGATTCATTTCTATATCCTGGCCTGTCTGATTGGTTTGTTCCAGGGAGGTATACAGGCTTTGAGCCGAAGCTATTATACCCGTTTGATTCCGTCATCTCGTTCAGCGCAATTTT
Encoded proteins:
- a CDS encoding MFS transporter: MKDTRKGIISWALYDWGNSAFATTVMAGFFPIFFSAYWSGGADSVTTTFYLGLANSIASLVIALLAPVLGAIADHGSYRKRLLVFFAFLGAVMTAGLWFVRSGQWVLAICFYIAATIGFSGGNTFYDSLLPSVASEKKIDYVSGLGYSLGYIGGGLLFLLNVLMYLMPETFGLPGDDGGATAIRVSFFMVAIWWAVFTIPLMLFVKEPERKEGGLGMGESIRTGLKELAVTFREIKTLKTVGIFLLAYWCYIDGVDTIIRMAVDYGTALGFPASSLIVALLITQFVAFPAALAYSWFGKLIGIRRALLVAIGAYGVISVMGFFMMKEIHFYILACLIGLFQGGIQALSRSYYTRLIPSSRSAQFFGFFNMLGKFAAIVGPLLMSLTTVITGDNRYGILSLVILFVIGGVMLTKVDEEEGRKSVAIFESRHERHMKGEK
- the gdhA gene encoding NADP-specific glutamate dehydrogenase, with the protein product MHEYVSRILEGVIRRDPEQKEFHQAVTEFLKSVDSIIDQLPRLRFEKILERMVEPERIVQFRVPWVDDSGSLQINRGYRIQMSSALGPYKGGLRFHASVNLSVLKFLAFEQVYKNSLTGLLLGGGKGGSDFSPRGKSDREVMAFCQSFMTELTRHIGPDTDVPAGDIGVGAREIGYMFGQYKRLANEFTGVFTGKSPVWGGSFIRPEATGYGLVYFAEQALMDAGLSLSGSTSLVSGSGNVAQYTIEKLLERGSKPLTISDSEGIIYDPEGIDNKKLAYIKTLKNVKRGRVKEYADTYRNSVFTPRSAYGEGNPLWNYPADYAFPCATQNEINEVDARNLVANNIKAVMEGANMPTNLEAQHILTGSGVIFGPGKAANAGGVAVSGLEMAQNSSRLQWTPQEVDARLVSIMKNIYKTVDQAATTYAKKGDLVAGANIAGMLRVSDAMLAQGYV
- a CDS encoding NAD(P)-dependent oxidoreductase yields the protein MSLHVIDEANRCLQCKKPLCRQGCPVNTPIPEAISLLKENKIQAAGKLLFGNNPLSIVCAHVCPQENQCEGHCVLGKKGSPILFSEIERYISGYYIDLFDPLPSRKDKGKVAIIGSGPAGITIAFDLSSRGYDVTIFERYDKIGGVLRYGIPDFRLPKPILDRMSDMLRASGVTIRPNTSIGTNLTIEDLFRDAYRAVFMGTGVWKPRKLNLPGETLGHVHFAIDYLRNPEVYRLGNTVAVIGAGDVAMDAARTALRHGSQNVYVLYAKREQDVSAREVEVSYAKIDGATFLFNTEPIAFVDGGVIVADTIVEDQEGGRPIVRTVEGSQRLFSADSVIVSIGQGPRSVIVDSTPGIEVSDKGLVNVDDSGRTTHDGIFASGDVVTGARTVVEAVKVSRRVADAMDDYISTHFPTDAHLREKAPGEKKSEKHFTS
- the yfcE gene encoding phosphodiesterase, producing MPRLLFASDIHGSASAMRRLVEAYRVEKASRLILLGDLLYHGPRNDLPDEYAPKQVIEMLNELKDDILVALRGNCDAEVDQMVLNFPMMADYAPLFLDDLGGRVVYLTHGHVYGADNLPPLKPGDVLMQGHTHVPFMGKRNGTMVLNPGSVALPKGGSVPSYMTYENEVFTLKALDGKIQEELNLRGF
- a CDS encoding heavy metal translocating P-type ATPase, which produces MKKEVVGIGGMTCAACSAAVEKALKKLPGMMAAHVNLATEKAILEYDESLVDTAKVRKAVEHAGYSLIGVSVEEEEAEKLRKEKAYRGQRLRLILAVAFTVPLLYIAMAPMLGLPVPSAITIHHAPLTNAIVQFALCLPVMFFGYTFFTKGFANLFRLNPNMDSLVAVGTSASFLFSVWNLLLIPQGGHLMVHEGLYFEGTATIITLVMFGKFLEIRSKGRTGEAVKALLSLTPPTATVVRNGIYYVISVDEVNVGDIILVKPGERLPVDGVVTDGVSSIDESMLTGESLPVEKAVGSLVYGVTINGTGALHYRATKVGADTALSQIVRMVRDAQGSRAPIARLADTVSGYFVPVVMGIALITFLLWLATGHELSFALTTAVSILVIACPCALGLATPIAIMVGTGKGATYGILFRQAAALEMLRKVDTIVFDKTGTLTRGKPQVTDVLVLDEKKYSSNRVLALGAAAELRSEHPLALAILEKAEENKLTLPDVASFEAIPGKGIVASVDSLSLRLGNARFMEETGDFPDEIREKGDAFSRDGKTPLYVADEKTVLGIIAVADMLKDESVGVVHDLKKAGIHTVMLTGDNETTAKAVAAQVGVDEVIAGVLPSRKAEEITRLMAFERPVTRKGEGKAVATHTVAMVGDGINDAPALAKAHVGIAIGTGTDVAIESADVVLVRSDMRDVLTAVRLSHATMRNIKENLFWAFFYNILGIPVAAGLLTLFGGPLLNPMLAALAMSLSSVSVVTNALRLNRFKPAKGSKAFATVK